GCCAGCTCCAGCCTGGTTTCGGCGTTCAGCCGCGCGAGGCGGATGTCTTCCAGCTGCAGTCCCAGCTCTTCCAGCGTCAGCGCCGCCTCCTCGCCCATCAGCTCGGCGTCGGCGATGCCGTCGTCGGCGTGCTGGCGCTCCTCGGCGATGCGGCCGCGCTCGGCCTCGATGGCGGCGAGGCGCGCGGCTCCCTGGCGCGCCGCCTGATCCAGCTTGACGTGTTCCAGCGTGGCGGCATTGAGCTCCGCTTCCAGCCGGGTCAGCGAGCCCTTCTGCCCGCGGACCGCCTCGGCCAGCATATTGCCCATGCTTTGCAGGCTGTCGCGCTTCTTTTGCATGGATTCGATTTCCGGCCGCATCGCCTCGGCGCGGGCAGAGGCTTCATCCAATTGCTGCTTGCGCGCCATCAGGCCGTCGCCGCTGGCTTCGGCATGGAAGCGCACGCTGGCGGCGTCCACGCGATGGCCTTCCGGCGTCAGCCAGCATTCGCCGGCGGCCAGCTCGCCGCGCCGCGCCAAGGCGGCGTCTAGGGAATCCGCCAAATAGACGCCGGCCAGCCAGTCTGCCAAAGCCGCGTCAAACGGCGCTTGCGCCTTTACTTCGGCCAGCAACGCCGGCCAGTTGCGCGCGGGCAGCCCCGCGGCAGGCGCGCGCTTGCCGTCCACCAGCGCCAGCGCGGCCGGCGGCAGAGTGGCAGGCAGGCAGGCGGCGCGGGCGGACAACCGCTCGCCCAATACCGCCTCCAGCGCCGACTGCCAGCGCGCGACTTGCAGCGATTGCCACAGCTGCGGCGCGTCGGCCAAGCCATGCGCGTCCAGCCACCCTGCCAGTTGCTCGTCCGCCGCCTCGCGCTGCAGCAGCGCCGCCAGCGCGGCGGCCTCGGCCTCGGCGCGCGCCAATTCAGTGCGCTTGGCGCCCAGTTGCTGATCCAGTTTCTCGCGCTCGGCGGCCAGATCGGCCTGCTTGGCCTCGTCCGCTACCAGCCGCGCCCGCACCGCGTCCAGCGCGGCCTTGGCCTTGTCCACCTCTTGCCGCGCGGCTTCCAGCGCATGGTGCTCGGGCAGGTTCAGGTCGGACAACTCGCGCGTCAGCGCGGCGTCGCGGCCGGCCAGTTGCTGCAGGCCGCGTTGCCAGTGTTCGATTTTCTGGCGCGACAGGTCGCGCTCGCGCGTCAGATTGGCCTGCTGCGCGACCAGCTGCGATTGTTGCTGATCAAGCTGGCGGAAGGCGGCCTCGGCGGTCGGCAGCTCGTCGGCGCCGTCCTCCAGCGCCATCTGCGCTTCCTCCTGCCGCAATTGCGCCTCTTCCAAACGCGGCAGCCAATCGTCCAGCTCGGCGTCCACCTGCTGCCGGTTGTCGGCCAGTTGCTGGCGCTCGCCGCGCGCCGCCAACAGGTCGCGCTCCAGCCGTTGCCGGCTTTGCTCGCGGTGGCGTTCCGCCTCTTCCAGGCGGGCCAATTGGGCATTGGCCTCGAACAGATGCTGTTGCGCCTCGTGCACCGCGTCGCTGGCGGCGAAATGCTGCTCGCGCACCGTCTCCTGCTCGGTTTCCAGATGGGTGGCCGCAGCTTCCAGCGCGGCTTCTTCGGTTTCGATGCGCGCCAGCTCGCCGCGCGCGTGCGCCTCGTTGCGCGCCGCCTCTTCTCGTCGCGCCAGCGCCAGCAGATTCTGCTTGTGGGTCAGCGCGCCGCGCATGTCGTGGTATTGCGCCGCCACCTCGGCCTGCTCCGACAGGCGCTCCACCTGCCGCTCCAGCTCTTGCTGCAAGTCGGCGATGCGCTCTAGGTTGGCGCGGGTGTCGGACAGGCGGTTTTCCGTCTCTCGGCGGCGCTCCTTGTACTTGGACACGCCGGCGGCTTCTTCCAGATACGCGCGCAACTCTTCCGGCCGCGCCTCGATGATGCGCGAGATCATGCCCTGCTCGATCACCGCGTAACCGCGCGCGCCGACGCCGGTGCCGAGGAACAGGTCGGTGATGTCGCGGCGGCGCACCTGCTGGTTGTTGATGTAGTAGCTCGACTCCCCCTGCCGGGTCAGCACGCGCTTGATCGCCACTTCGGCGTACTGCCCCCAGGGACCGGTCAGTTGGCCGTCGCCGTTGTCGAACACCAGCTCCACCGAGGCCCGCGACACCGGCTTGCGGCTGGAGGAGCCGTTGAAGATCACGTCCTGCATGGATTCGCCGCGCAACTGCTTGGCCGACGATTCGCCCAACACCCAGCGCACGGCGTCGATCACGTTCGACTTGCCGCAGCCGTTGGGGCCGATCACCGCCACCAGTTGGCCCGGCACCGCGATGCTGGTGGGGTCGACGAATGACTTGAAGCCGGCGAGCTTGATATGGGTCAGGCGCAAAACGTCCTCGCTGCGAAAGGGAGCAAACTGTTCATTTTATCAGGCCGCCGCCGGCCGCGCTCGCGCAGGCGGGAAGGCAAAATGCCGCTAGCCAGCGGGCATGCCAGTTGTGCCATAATGGCCGTATGGAATCCCTATCGCTGTCCCATCACTTCCTGATCGCCATGCCCGGCATGGCCGACCCGCTGTTCGCCAAGTCGCTGGTCTATCTGTGCGAGCACGGCGAACACGGCGCCATGGGCCTGATCATCAACAAACCGTCCGGCATCGCCATGGCGCAGCTGTTCGACCAGATCGACCTGCCGCTGGACGACGAAGACACCCGCACCGGCTTGGTCTACTTCGGCGGCCCGGTGCAGCCGGATCGCGGCTTCGTGCTGCATCAGCCCGCCGGCAACTGGCAGTCCAGCCTGATGGTCACCGACGACATCGCGCTGACAACCTCCAAGGACGTGCTGGCGGCGGTATCCGAAGGCAACAAGCCGGAGCAGTTGCTGATCTCGCTGGGCTACGCCGGCTGGTCAGCGGGACAGCTGGAAAAGGAAATCGCCGACAACGGCTGGCTGACGGTGCCGGCCGAGACCTCCATCGTGTTCGATCTGCCCTACGAAGAACGCTACGACGCCGCCATGGCGCTGCTGGGCTTCGATCCCTCCTTGCTGTCGTCGGATGTCGGACATGCCTGAAGGCAGCGCTCTGGCTTTCGATTTCGGCGAGCGCCGCATCGGCGTCGCCGTCGGCGATACCCTGCTGGGCATTCCCCATCCGCTGGCCACGATAGACACGGCCGTCACCGACGAGCGCTTCGCCGCCATCGCCAAGCTGATAGCGGAATGGCAGCCCAAGCAGCTTGTAGTGGGTCTGCCCATGCACCCGGACGGCGAAGAGCACGCGCTGTCGGCGCTGTCCCGCCGCTTCGCCAATCGGCTGAAGGGCCGTTTCGGCCTGCCGGTGTGGCTGGTGGATGAGCGCTACACCTCGGTGATCGCCGAGCAACTGCTGGAAGAAGCCGGCGTCAAGAAGGGGCGCAAGCAGAAACCGGCGCTAGACCAAGTGGCCGCCCAGGCCATCCTCGCCGGCTGGTTCGAGCACCCAGGCGCCGAGGTTTGATGGCGGCCAGGCTCGCCGCCTTATTGCTGATCGCCGTCGGCATCTCAGGTTTCTGTTGGCTATGGCGACCGGCCCAGCAGGCCAATGCCGCCCACGACTGGCCCATCGCCGCCGGCAGGGTGGAGCGCAGCGCCGTCGAATGGCGGCCGCGCCGCGGCGGCGGCCACAGCGATCAGCGCGAATACAGGGCCGACGTCGTCTACCGCTATCAAGTAAACGGCCAGACCTATCGCGCCGGCAACATCCGCATTCCCGACGCCGGTTTCGGCGGCAGCCCGACGCTGGCGCAGGAAACCGCCCGCCGCTACCCGGCCGGCGCGGCGGTGCAAGTGCGCTACCATCCGGCCAATCCTCAGCAAGCGTGCCTGGAGGCCGGCGCGCACTGGAGCACGCGGGCCGGCCAGCTGCTGATGCTGCTGTTCGCCGCCGCAGGCATCGCCCTGCGGCTCAGAGGCTGAGCGCCCCCTGGCTTGGCGTTGCCGCACGGCCCATCCCGCAGTTTGAAATCTGGCACAAGCCATTGTTTTGTCAGAAGCCAATGAGTCCGACTGACAAACTGCCCGATACGAACGGCGAAGGCTGATTCACCGGGGGACCCGTCGTGAGCATCCGTCAAACCGCGCAGATTTCCCTGGCCAGCGCCGCCTTCGCGCCGCCAATAAAAAAAGCCCGGATGCTCCGGGCTTCTCTACCTCAGCGGCTGCCTTGCTTGCGGCCTTCTTTCTCTTTCAGCTTCTCTTCCCGCAGAATGGCTCGTTCGGCGGCGAGAATCTTGGCGCGCTTTTCCCACTCCGCCCACTCTTCCGGGCGCTCCAAGGTGATGCGGCCGGTTTGGCCGTCGCGAAAATCAGTCAACACGATCTCCGCCGCCTTCTGCATATTGATGCGGCCGCCGGACAACACCGCGCCGCGGCGCTTGCCTATCAGTTCCAGCGCCTGCCAGTCCTGCGCGCCCTCCAGTGCTTCTTCGTCGAATTTGTAGCGCGCGGCCAGCTCGGAACGGTAATGGACCAGCAGGTATTTCAGCAGCTCCAGCGCCACCTCTTCCTCGTCCATGGCGTTGCGGCCCACCGCGCCGCTGGCGGCCAGATTGTAGCCGCCCTCTTCCACTTCGATCTTCGGCCACAGCATGCCGGGCGTGTCATACAGCTCGAAGTCGTCTGCCAGGATAATGCGCTGCTCGTTCTTGGTGACGCCCGGCATATTGCCGGTCTTGGCGATCTTGCGGCTGGACATGCTGTTGATCAGCGTGGACTTGCCGACA
This genomic window from Chromobacterium phragmitis contains:
- the ylqF gene encoding ribosome biogenesis GTPase YlqF, coding for MAIQWFPGHMNKARKDVAERLKDIDVVIELLDARLPASSANPMLARMAKGKPRLMILNKQDLADPVVTEQWLAWYRAQKQTEALGMDAGERAPAQRLIAACRALAPTRGGLEKPLRVLICGIPNVGKSTLINSMSSRKIAKTGNMPGVTKNEQRIILADDFELYDTPGMLWPKIEVEEGGYNLAASGAVGRNAMDEEEVALELLKYLLVHYRSELAARYKFDEEALEGAQDWQALELIGKRRGAVLSGGRINMQKAAEIVLTDFRDGQTGRITLERPEEWAEWEKRAKILAAERAILREEKLKEKEGRKQGSR
- a CDS encoding DUF3592 domain-containing protein, with translation MAARLAALLLIAVGISGFCWLWRPAQQANAAHDWPIAAGRVERSAVEWRPRRGGGHSDQREYRADVVYRYQVNGQTYRAGNIRIPDAGFGGSPTLAQETARRYPAGAAVQVRYHPANPQQACLEAGAHWSTRAGQLLMLLFAAAGIALRLRG
- the smc gene encoding chromosome segregation protein SMC, whose protein sequence is MRLTHIKLAGFKSFVDPTSIAVPGQLVAVIGPNGCGKSNVIDAVRWVLGESSAKQLRGESMQDVIFNGSSSRKPVSRASVELVFDNGDGQLTGPWGQYAEVAIKRVLTRQGESSYYINNQQVRRRDITDLFLGTGVGARGYAVIEQGMISRIIEARPEELRAYLEEAAGVSKYKERRRETENRLSDTRANLERIADLQQELERQVERLSEQAEVAAQYHDMRGALTHKQNLLALARREEAARNEAHARGELARIETEEAALEAAATHLETEQETVREQHFAASDAVHEAQQHLFEANAQLARLEEAERHREQSRQRLERDLLAARGERQQLADNRQQVDAELDDWLPRLEEAQLRQEEAQMALEDGADELPTAEAAFRQLDQQQSQLVAQQANLTRERDLSRQKIEHWQRGLQQLAGRDAALTRELSDLNLPEHHALEAARQEVDKAKAALDAVRARLVADEAKQADLAAEREKLDQQLGAKRTELARAEAEAAALAALLQREAADEQLAGWLDAHGLADAPQLWQSLQVARWQSALEAVLGERLSARAACLPATLPPAALALVDGKRAPAAGLPARNWPALLAEVKAQAPFDAALADWLAGVYLADSLDAALARRGELAAGECWLTPEGHRVDAASVRFHAEASGDGLMARKQQLDEASARAEAMRPEIESMQKKRDSLQSMGNMLAEAVRGQKGSLTRLEAELNAATLEHVKLDQAARQGAARLAAIEAERGRIAEERQHADDGIADAELMGEEAALTLEELGLQLEDIRLARLNAETRLELARNKARDAERMLHEIKLALHSAEQKVAELSRRGRELTGRDEQLQERLETLAIESETVDETVPEETLQLALAERETRDAALAAARDQLNHLTERMREISQRQQEANAALPALREARSDWLLKHQEARLAMERFAEELAQAQADEAALLADLNEGVKPNALAAEIARLARALEGLGAVNLAALQELDEAKTRGEYLQNQSADLNQAMETLMNAIAKIDGETRDMLQATYDAVNAKMREFFPTLFGGGRAELVLTGEDLLDAGVQIIAQPPGKKNSTIHLLSGGEKALTAMSLVFSLFSLNPAPFCLLDEVDAPLDDANTSRFCDLVKQMSERTQFLYISHNRLTMEMAEQLVGVTMQEQGVSRIVAVDIVEALRMRETA
- the ruvX gene encoding Holliday junction resolvase RuvX is translated as MSDMPEGSALAFDFGERRIGVAVGDTLLGIPHPLATIDTAVTDERFAAIAKLIAEWQPKQLVVGLPMHPDGEEHALSALSRRFANRLKGRFGLPVWLVDERYTSVIAEQLLEEAGVKKGRKQKPALDQVAAQAILAGWFEHPGAEV
- a CDS encoding YqgE/AlgH family protein, with amino-acid sequence MESLSLSHHFLIAMPGMADPLFAKSLVYLCEHGEHGAMGLIINKPSGIAMAQLFDQIDLPLDDEDTRTGLVYFGGPVQPDRGFVLHQPAGNWQSSLMVTDDIALTTSKDVLAAVSEGNKPEQLLISLGYAGWSAGQLEKEIADNGWLTVPAETSIVFDLPYEERYDAAMALLGFDPSLLSSDVGHA